In Carassius gibelio isolate Cgi1373 ecotype wild population from Czech Republic chromosome B17, carGib1.2-hapl.c, whole genome shotgun sequence, a single window of DNA contains:
- the mrps5 gene encoding 28S ribosomal protein S5, mitochondrial isoform X1, with translation MAAVTRLCCVLRLSFEGVGALRALGGAAHLSHLASNRPPQYAPVTAALQQNRHSSFFNKLTADELWRGVLAESGAGARKGRGKRTKRKVKKDLNRGQNLGEGRAGYLWPGLNSPVYRDGSIQKPSQRGEAEQKEVTAALERQRDEWDKRRKTKIKRERGWTGYSWGGISLGPPDPGPNGETYEDFDSRVIEVKSVFNVTAKESRKRSISALVAVGNGNGAAGFALGKAADKNTALRKAKNRAMHYLYYIERYNNHTIYHDIESQFKRTTLRMNKQNKGYGLRCHRAVITLCKLIGIEDMYAKVDGSVNLLNITRALFHGLANQETHQNLADKKHLNVVEFRGEQGALPIVVARPQLGARKEPEVEDDVPNTRLHWADVKASQGVKRSVWAGVKRTIW, from the exons ATGGCGGCGGTCACAAGGCTGTGCTGTGTCCTCCGGTTGTCATTTGAAG GTGTCGGAGCTCTGAGAGCTCTAGGGGGCGCTGCTCACCTCTCCCATTTGGCCAGCAACCGTCCCCCCCAGTATGCTCCAGTCACTGCCGCCCTGCAGCAGAACAGACATTCAAGCTTCTTCAACAAAT TGACAGCTGATGAGCTTTGGCGGGGTGTCTTAGCTGAGTCCGGCGCTGGAGCCAGAAAGGGAAGAGGAAAGAGAACCAAACGTAAAGTAAAAAAAGATCTCAACCGAGGCCAGAACCTTGGAGAAG GTCGTGCAGGCTACCTGTGGCCTGGTCTGAATTCTCCAGTGTATAGAGATGGGTCCATCCAGAAACCATCACAACGAGGAGAGGCAGAGCAGAAGGAGGTGACCGCAGCTCTGGAACGCCAGAGGGATGAATGGGACAAACGCAGGAAGActaagataaagagagagaggggcTGGACCGGCTACTCCTGGGGTGGGATCAGTCTGGGTCCGCCAGATCCAGGGCCTAAtggag aaacatATGAAGATTTTGATTCACGCGTGATAGAG GTCAAGAGTGTGTTTAATGTCACGGCCAAAGAAAGCAGGAAGAGATCCATCAGTGCTCTAGTCGCTGTGGGCAATGGAAATGGAGCCGCAG GGTTTGCACTGGGGAAAGCAGCAGACAAGAACACCGCACTTAGAAAA GCAAAAAACCGAGCCATGCATTATCTCTACTACATTGAGAGATACAACAACCACACCA TATATCATGACATTGAGTCGCAGTTTAAAAGGACCACACTCAGAATGAATAAACAGAACAAGG gatATGGTCTGCGTTGTCATCGGGCAGTAATCACTCTCTGTAAGCTGATTGGGATAGAGGATATGTATGCTAAAGTAGATGGTTCAGTTAACCTCCTCAACATAACCAGGGCTCTCTTCCACGGCCTGGCCAATCAG GAGACTCATCAGAATCTCGCTGATAAGAAGCATCTGAATGTTGTGGAGTTCAGGGGAGAACAAGGCGCTCTACCCATCGTGGTGGCACGACCGCAGCTTGGTGCCCGTAAGGAACCTGAAGTGGAGGACGATGTGCCCAACACGCGTCTGCACTGGGCTGATGTGAAGGCCTCACAGGGTGTTAAGAGATCAGTGTGGGCAGGGGTTAAGAGGACCATCTGGTGA